Proteins co-encoded in one Arachis stenosperma cultivar V10309 chromosome 7, arast.V10309.gnm1.PFL2, whole genome shotgun sequence genomic window:
- the LOC130942143 gene encoding probable cinnamyl alcohol dehydrogenase 6 — MAETTPNHTQTVSEWAAYDSSGNITPYTFKRRENGVNDVSIEILYCGICQTDIHYVKNEWGITRYPVVPGHEIVGVVSKVGREVKGFKGGWCYDASEKDGG, encoded by the exons ATGGCTGAGACCACACCCAATCACACACAAACAGTTTCTGAATGGGCTGCTTATGATTCTTCTGGCAACATAACCCCCTACACTTTCAAAAGAAG AGAGAACGGTGTTAATGACGTGAGCATAGAGATCTTGTACTGTGGGATTTGCCAAACGGACATTCACTACGTCAAAAATGAATGGGGAATCACTAGGTACCCGGTTGTTCCGGGGCACGAGATCGTTGGGGTGGTAAGCAAGGTGGGGAGGGAAGTGAAGGGATTTAAAGGTGGATGGTGCTATGATGCTAGTGAGAAAGATGGTGGATGA
- the LOC130941888 gene encoding B-box zinc finger protein 20-like isoform X1: MDPNAKSPIIVLSPFPFPFISSNTNLNCTNRQATALDREMKIQCDACDKDEASLFCPADEAALCHACDLTIHHANKLAIKHTRFTLHQPSSKDTPRCDICQERRAYLFCKEDRAILCRECDVPIHKANEHTQNHSRFLLTGVKLSGSSLDTASSSSVTSSTEARSSRSRMKRPTAFNNEHNMSAATTSNSDTGSASSSSISKFLIETIPGYCFEDLLDASFPHNNGFCKNQHFMSVTICGYYFQPGLFPRSVL, translated from the exons ATGGACCCTAATGCCAAGTCGCCCATAATTGTTTTGTCGCCATTCCCCTTTCCCTTTATTAGCTCCAATACCAATCTCAATTGTACAAACAGACAAGCAACAGCGTTGGATAGAGAGATGAAGATCCAATGTGATGCGTGTGACAAAGACGAGGCATCTCTATTCTGTCCTGCAGATGAAGCCGCTCTCTGCCATGCCTGTGACCTTACAATCCACCATGCTAACAAGCTCGCAATCAAGCACACGCGCTTCACTCTCCACCAGCCTTCCTCCAAAGACACCCCTCGCTGCGATATCTGCCAA GAAAGGCGTGCATATCTGTTTTGCAAAGAAGACAGAGCAATACTTTGCAGAGAATGCGATGTTCCTATCCACAAAGCCAACGAACACACGCAGAACCATAGCAGGTTCCTTCTCACTGGTGTGAAGCTCTCTGGTTCCTCTCTCGACACGGCTTCATCATCATCAGTCACCAGCTCAACTGAGGCAAGAAGCTCCCGTTCAAGAATGAAGAGACCCACTGCTTTCAATAATGAGCACAATATGTCTGCGGCTACTACTAGTAATAGTGACACCGGTTCGGCTTCCTCAAGCAGCATATCCAAATTCTTGATTGAAACCATTCCCGGTTACTGCTTCGAAGACCTTCTCGATGCTTCCTTTCCACATAATAATGGTTTCTGTAAG AATCAACATTTCATGTCAGTGACAATATGTGGTTATTATTTTCAACCTGGATTGTTTCCCAGATCAGTTCTGTAG
- the LOC130941888 gene encoding B-box zinc finger protein 20-like isoform X2, whose protein sequence is MDPNAKSPIIVLSPFPFPFISSNTNLNCTNRQATALDREMKIQCDACDKDEASLFCPADEAALCHACDLTIHHANKLAIKHTRFTLHQPSSKDTPRCDICQERRAYLFCKEDRAILCRECDVPIHKANEHTQNHSRFLLTGVKLSGSSLDTASSSSVTSSTEARSSRSRMKRPTAFNNEHNMSAATTSNSDTGSASSSSISKFLIETIPGYCFEDLLDASFPHNNGF, encoded by the exons ATGGACCCTAATGCCAAGTCGCCCATAATTGTTTTGTCGCCATTCCCCTTTCCCTTTATTAGCTCCAATACCAATCTCAATTGTACAAACAGACAAGCAACAGCGTTGGATAGAGAGATGAAGATCCAATGTGATGCGTGTGACAAAGACGAGGCATCTCTATTCTGTCCTGCAGATGAAGCCGCTCTCTGCCATGCCTGTGACCTTACAATCCACCATGCTAACAAGCTCGCAATCAAGCACACGCGCTTCACTCTCCACCAGCCTTCCTCCAAAGACACCCCTCGCTGCGATATCTGCCAA GAAAGGCGTGCATATCTGTTTTGCAAAGAAGACAGAGCAATACTTTGCAGAGAATGCGATGTTCCTATCCACAAAGCCAACGAACACACGCAGAACCATAGCAGGTTCCTTCTCACTGGTGTGAAGCTCTCTGGTTCCTCTCTCGACACGGCTTCATCATCATCAGTCACCAGCTCAACTGAGGCAAGAAGCTCCCGTTCAAGAATGAAGAGACCCACTGCTTTCAATAATGAGCACAATATGTCTGCGGCTACTACTAGTAATAGTGACACCGGTTCGGCTTCCTCAAGCAGCATATCCAAATTCTTGATTGAAACCATTCCCGGTTACTGCTTCGAAGACCTTCTCGATGCTTCCTTTCCACATAATAATGGTTTCT AA